Genomic window (Actinomycetota bacterium):
CTTCTCATTCCACTCCACCAAGAACGCGTCGAACTCTTCCCGGAACTTCGGATCCAAATACGGACGGTAATCCTCCATCAGCGCACCAGCATGACCGTCGCTGGAGATGATCGTGAACGCTTCGGCCATCAGAAGTCCCTACCGTCCTATGGAAATTGCTACTGGGAAATGTGCAGAGCCCTGGCGAAGATCGATGCTAGGCGGACCGTTCCGGGGCGGTCAACCCCACCGACGGATCGCGGTCGGCGTCCACCAGGCCCAACGCCCGGATGACCACGGGGACCAATCCGCCCCACCATCCGACACTGAGCACGAGTTCGAGCGCGCCGTCGTCGGTCCACCGCTCGCGGGCCGCAGCGAAGTCCTCCGGGGGCACGCCGCCGCCGGCCAGCAGCCGCTCGGCGATACCGACCGCGAGCAGTTCGTCCGCGGAGAACAGCTGCTCGTCCACCTGGCCAGCTTCGATCGCGTCGATCTGCTGCTGGGTGACCCCGGCCCGCAGCGCCATCGGGACGTGCTCAGCCCATTCGTAGGAGGTCTGCTGCTGCTGGGCGATCCGGAGGATGACGACCTCCCGGACGGACGACGGCAGCGTGGCCTGGACCAGCAGCGCGCTGGACATCAACATGAAGGGCCGTAGAACCTGCCCGGCGTTGGCGACCAGCCGCGAGATCGTCAGGTCCTGTCCGGTGGCCTCCAGCTTGCCGAGCACGCGCGAAGCATCGCCCTCGGTGTCGCGCGACGTCCGGCGACGTAGCGAGGTGTGGTTGGGAAAGGTGTCGGGGGCCGGGAACGTGGTCACGAGGCATCCTCCGGGAGCAGGGCCGCCATCGAGCGCAGCCGGTCGCGTAGTTCGGGCTTCATCACTTTGCCGGTGCCGTTACGAGGCAGGCTGTCCACGAACTCGTAGCGCTTGGGCTGTTTGTAGCCGGCAAGTTGGGCGGCGCACGCCTCTTGTGCGGCGGTGAGAAGCTCGGGTGTTCCGACGATGAAAGCGACCGGCACCTCGCCC
Coding sequences:
- a CDS encoding carboxymuconolactone decarboxylase family protein, producing MTTFPAPDTFPNHTSLRRRTSRDTEGDASRVLGKLEATGQDLTISRLVANAGQVLRPFMLMSSALLVQATLPSSVREVVILRIAQQQQTSYEWAEHVPMALRAGVTQQQIDAIEAGQVDEQLFSADELLAVGIAERLLAGGGVPPEDFAAARERWTDDGALELVLSVGWWGGLVPVVIRALGLVDADRDPSVGLTAPERSA